In Nyctibius grandis isolate bNycGra1 chromosome 6, bNycGra1.pri, whole genome shotgun sequence, a single genomic region encodes these proteins:
- the LOC137664788 gene encoding uncharacterized protein, whose translation MASNYRKPGLSTVQRKKSGLKPELTEEQKQEIREAFDLFDTDGSGSIDIKELKVAMRALGFEPKKEEIKKMIADIDKEGSGTIDFEDFLAMMTQKMSEKDSKEEILKAFRLFDDDGTGKISFKNLKRVAKELGENLTDEELQEMIDEADRDGDGEVSEQEFLRIMKKTSLY comes from the exons ATG gCATCCAACTATAGGAAACCTGGCTTAAGTACAGTCCAGCGGAAGAAAAGTGGCTTGAAACCTGAACTTACGGAAGAGCAAAAGCAGGAGATCAGAGAAGCTTTTGATTTGTTTGATACTGATGGATCTGGAAGCATCGACATAAAAGAACTGAAg GTTGCGATGCGTGCTTTAGGCTTTGAgccaaagaaggaagaaattaagaaaatgatAGCAGATATTGACAAAGAAGGAAGTGGCACCATTGACTTTGAAGACTTTTTGGCTATGATGACGCAAAAAATG AGTGAAAAGGATTCAAAAGAGGAAATCTTGAAGGCTTTCAGATTATTTGATGATGATGGAACAGGAAAAATTTCATTCAAAAACTTGAAAAGGGTTGCCAAGGAGCTGGGAGAAAATTTAACAGATGAAGAACTTCAG GAAATGATTGATGAAGCTGATcgagatggagatggagaagtAAGTGAGCAAGAATTTTTGAGAATCATGAAGAAAACTAGCTTATACTGA